One part of the Stigmatopora argus isolate UIUO_Sarg chromosome 8, RoL_Sarg_1.0, whole genome shotgun sequence genome encodes these proteins:
- the LOC144079195 gene encoding peptidyl-prolyl cis-trans isomerase FKBP3-like isoform X1, whose amino-acid sequence MLLQDNAAHSFLNEHRPLGNIDNVAKTAKKEQFVDAIASCFSANSKATETGRDDHAGESCQRPKKSRQKLWMRSTQVYLINAKERAGVSNCGP is encoded by the exons atgctcttacaggacaatgcagcacattcg ttcctcaacgaacaCAGACCTCTGGGAAACATCGACAATGTGGCtaaaacggccaaaaaggagcagtttgtcgacGCCATAGCGAGCTGTTtctcagcaaa TTCTAAAGCCACGGAAACTGGAAGAGATGACCATgcaggtgaaagctgtcaaagaccaaagaagtcaaggcagaagttgtggatgag GTCTACCCAAGTTTACctaatcaacgctaaagaaag agcaggggtaTCCAACtgtggtccttga
- the LOC144079195 gene encoding peptidyl-prolyl cis-trans isomerase FKBP3-like isoform X2 — protein sequence MLLQDNAAHSFLNEHRPLGNIDNVAKTAKKEQFVDAIASCFSANSKATETGRDDHAGESCQRPKKSRQKLWMRSTQVYLINAKER from the exons atgctcttacaggacaatgcagcacattcg ttcctcaacgaacaCAGACCTCTGGGAAACATCGACAATGTGGCtaaaacggccaaaaaggagcagtttgtcgacGCCATAGCGAGCTGTTtctcagcaaa TTCTAAAGCCACGGAAACTGGAAGAGATGACCATgcaggtgaaagctgtcaaagaccaaagaagtcaaggcagaagttgtggatgag GTCTACCCAAGTTTACctaatcaacgctaaagaaaggtga